A part of Brassica rapa cultivar Chiifu-401-42 chromosome A05, CAAS_Brap_v3.01, whole genome shotgun sequence genomic DNA contains:
- the LOC103870493 gene encoding threonine dehydratase biosynthetic, chloroplastic: MDSVRLPTAPSSLRTQTLGHLLPHRLRHIPLPPCTSKPLIAMITRSRNHVSPIAVLSGNETSISPPDSPPPRLKVNPSSLQYPAGYLGAVPDRASDPENGSITEAMEYLTSILSTKVYDVAIETPLHLAKKLSERLGVSMFLKREDLQPVFSFKIRGAYNMMAKLPSEQLAKGVICSSAGNHAQGVAMSAAKLGCTAVIVMPRTTPEIKWQSVEDLGATVVLVGDTYDEAQAFAKQRAEEEGLTFIPPFDHPDVIAGQGTVGMEITRQAKGPLHAIFVPIGGGGLIAGIAAYVKRVSPEVKIIGVEPADANSMALSLHHGERVILNQIGGFADGVAVKEVGEETFRICRKLMDGVVLVTRDAMCASIKDMFEEKRNILEPAGALAIAGAEAYCKYYGLKDVNVVAITSGANMNFDKLRIVTELANVGRQQEAVLATILPEKPGSFKQFCELVGPMNITEFKYRCGSRKEAVVLYSVGVHTPGELKALEKRMESSQLKTTNLTTSDLVKDHLRYLMGGRSSVENEVLCRFIFPERPGALMKFLDSFSPRWNISLFHYRAEGAAGANVLVGIQVPENEIEEFRNRAQVLGYQYVLVSEDINFKLLMQ; this comes from the exons ATGGATTCCGTCAGGCTTCCAACGGCTCCTTCCTCCCTCCGCACCCAAACGCTAGGTCACCTCTTACCCCATCGCCTCCGCCACATTCCGCTACCTCCTTGCACATCGAAACCGCTGATCGCGATGATCACTCGATCTCGCAACCACGTCTCTCCGATCGCCGTCCTCTCCGGAAACGAAACGTCCATATCTCCGCCGGATTCTCCTCCGCCGCGTCTCAAGGTCAATCCGAGCTCTCTGCAGTACCCCGCCGGCTACCTCGGCGCGGTTCCGGACCGCGCGAGCGATCCGGAGAACGGGAGCATCACCGAGGCGATGGAGTATCTGACGAGCATACTCTCGACGAAGGTCTACGACGTCGCGATCGAGACTCCGCTCCACTTGGCCAAGAAGCTATCGGAGAGGCTTGGCGTTTCGATGTTTCTCAAGAGAGAAGACTTGCAACCT GTGTTCTCGTTTAAGATTCGTGGAGCTTACAATATGATGGCGAAGCTTCCATCGGAGCAGTTAGCGAAAGGTGTCATCTGCTCCTCAGCTGGAAACCATGCTCAAGGAGTTGCTATGTCTGCTGCTAAACTCGGCTGCACCGCCGTGATTGTTATGCCTCGTACCACCCCTGAGATCAAG TGGCAATCTGTGGAGGATTTGGGTGCAACGGTTGTTCTTGTTGGTGATACGTATGATGAAGCACAAGCATTTGCTAAGCAACGAGCTGAAGAAGAAGGTTTGACGTTTATACCTCCTTTTGATCATCCGGATGTTATTGCCGGACAAGGGACTGTCGGGATGGAGATCACAAGGCAAGCTAAAGGTCCATTGCATGCTATATTTGTCCCCATCGGGGGTGGTGGTTTGATAGCTGGTATTGCTGCCTACGTGAAGAGAGTTTCTCCCGAG GTGAAGATCATTGGTGTAGAACCAGCTGATGCAAATTCAATGGCGTTATCTCTGCATCACGGCGAGAGAGTGATATTAAACCAGATTGGTGGTTTTGCAGATGGTGTAGCAGTTAAAGAAGTTGGCGAAGAGACTTTTCGTATATGCAGAAAGCTGATGGATGGTGTTGTTCTCGTCACTCGTGATGCTATGTGTGCATCAATAAAG GATATGTTTGAGGAGAAACGGAACATATTAGAACCAGCAGGTGCTCTTGCGATCGCTGGAGCTGAAGCGTACTGTAAATATTATGGCCTAAAGGACGTGAACGTTGTAGCCATAACCAGTGGTGCAAACATGAACTTTGACAAGCTCAGGATTGTGACGGAACTCGCCAATGTCGGTAGGCAACAGGAGGCTGTTCTTGCTACTATCTTGCCGGAAAAGCCTGGGAGCTTTAAGCAATTTTGTGAATTG GTTGGACCAATGAACATAACCGAGTTCAAGTATAGATGTGGCTCGAGAAAGGAAGCTGTTGTACTATACAG TGTTGGAGTGCACACACCCGGAGAGCTCAAAGCACTAGAGAAGAGAATGGAATCTTCTCAACTCAAAACTACGAACCTTACAACCAGTGACTTAGTAAAAGATCACCTGCGTTACTTG ATGGGTGGAAGATCAAGTGTTGAAAACGAGGTTCTATGCCGATTCATATTCCCGGAGAGACCAGGTGCTCTAATGAAGTTCTTGGACTCTTTCAGTCCACGGTGGAACATTAGCCTTTTCCATTACCGTGCAGAG GGTGCGGCGGGGGCCAACGTGCTGGTCGGGATCCAAGTCCCGGAGAATGAAATAGAGGAATTTCGGAACCGAGCTCAAGTTCTTGGATACCAGTACGTCTTGGTAAGTGAGGACATCAATTTCAAGCTTTTGATGCAGTGA
- the LOC103870486 gene encoding probable calcium-binding protein CML36, whose translation MGNSTHFTLPFNLATVSPFFSTLKKLSPSKTNLLFPAMKFAKLNPKRLFRSKDRSTVSKSTASSFSSGAADECNNHSSAVTGGSVTPTSILPEVSAVHSPYSYVEILQAFKLIDRDNDGAVSRHDLESLLTRLGPDPLTEEEIDVMLKEVDCDGDGTVRLEELASRCVDDDQSRGGSDELKETFEFFDADRDGKISAEELLRVFSAIGDERCTLEECERMIAAVDDDGNGFVCFTEFSRMMDLQR comes from the coding sequence ATGGGTAACTCAACACACTTCACTCTCCCATTTAACCTCGCCACTGTCTCTCCTTTCTTCTCCACTTTAAAAAAACTTTCTCCATCAAAAACAAATCTTTTATTTCCCGCAATGAAATTCGCAAAACTGAATCCAAAACGTTTGTTCAGATCCAAAGACCGTTCAACGGTCTCTAAATCCACCGCTTCCTCTTTCTCCTCCGGCGCCGCCGACGAGTGTAATAATCACTCCTCCGCCGTCACCGGAGGCTCCGTCACTCCCACCAGCATCCTCCCGGAGGTCTCAGCCGTTCATTCTCCCTACTCGTACGTCGAGATCCTCCAGGCGTTCAAGCTGATCGACAGAGACAACGACGGAGCCGTCTCGAGGCACGACCTCGAGTCGCTCCTCACGCGCCTCGGTCCCGATCCTCTGACGGAGGAGGAGATCGACGTCATGCTCAAGGAGGTGGACTGCGACGGAGACGGTACGGTGCGCCTGGAAGAGCTCGCCAGCCGCTGCGTCGATGATGATCAGTCTCGCGGTGGCTCGGACGAGCTGAAGGAGACGTTCGAGTTCTTCGACGCGGATCGCGACGGTAAGATCTCGGCGGAGGAGCTTCTTCGAGTTTTCTCGGCTATTGGAGACGAGCGGTGCACGTTAGAGGAGTGCGAGCGTATGATAGCGGCCGTTGACGATGACGGTAACGGATTCGTGTGCTTCACTGAGTTCTCGAGAATGATGGATCTCCAGCGATGA
- the LOC103870491 gene encoding peptidyl-prolyl cis-trans isomerase FKBP16-4, chloroplastic isoform X1, which produces MLTMKLLHPLHHSLSSSLPLPSRRRQSKPYRCSLPSPGGERVIRSETVVSPVMMSQSFEGRRVLLGCLLSAAGGILLPDSSEAVSTSRRALRASKIPDSEFTTLPNGLKYYDIKVGNGAEAVKGSRVAGLCCMQVHYVAKWKGITFMTSRQGLGVGGGTPYGFDVGQSENGNVLKGLDLGTEGMRVGGQRLVIVPPELAYGKKGVQEIPPNATIELDIELLSIKQSPFGTPVKIVEG; this is translated from the exons ATGTTAACAATGAAACTTCTTCACCCTCTCCatcactctctctcttcctcccTTCCTTTACCATCAA GAAGAAGGCAATCCAAACCTTACCGGTGCTCGTTACCGTCTCCAGGCGGCGAAAGGGTCATCAGATCAGAGACCGTGGTTTCTCCGGTGATGATGAGCCAGAGCTTCGAAGGAAGAAGGGTTTTACTTGGATGTCTCCTCTCCGCCG CGGGTGGGATTCTGTTACCTGATTCATCCGAGGCCGTAAGCACCAGCAGAAGAGCT CTACGTGCATCTAAGATACCGGACAGCGAATTCACCACTCTCCCCAATGGTCTCAA GTACTATGATATAAAAGTTGGGAATGGAGCAGAGGCTGTGAAAGGATCTCGGGTCGCA GGATTGTGTTGCATGCAGGTTCACTATGTTGCAAAATGGAAAGGGATAACGTTCATGACAAGTCGACAAGGACTCGGCGTTGGAGGTGGAACG CCTTACGGGTTTGACGTTGGACAATCAGAGAACGGGAATGTTCTGAAAGGACTTGACCTTGGCACTGAAGGGATGCGTGTAGGTGGTCAG AGATTGGTGATTGTTCCTCCGGAGCTTGCTTATGGGAAGAAAGGAGTCCAAGAGATTCCTCCAAACGCAACAATAGAG CTTGACATTGAGCTCTTATCAATCAAGCAGAGTCCTTTCGG GACGCCAGTGAAGATCGTTGAAGGCTAA
- the LOC103870488 gene encoding probable inactive purple acid phosphatase 16 isoform X1: MMKRSSSLLIFTVLSLTLISAVGWELSIPSTTTARSSLRVREGSRFKIAIFADLHFGEDSWTDWGPRQDANSVNVMSKVLDAETPDFVVYLGDVVTANNIAIQNASLFWDKAISPTRDRNIPWTSLFGNHDDASFVWPLDWFSSSGIPPIICPSVSNSSSWSSDDGCGFRGTTRVELIQEELKAANALSYSTIGPKELWPSVSNYVIPVESSDDSKPAVALMYFLDSGGGSYPEVISNAQVEWFKTKSNTLNPDLSIPELIFWHIPSKAYKKVAPRLWITRPCVGSINKERVDAQEAENGMMRVLEKRSSVKAVFVGHNHGLDWCCPYKDKLWLCFARHTGYGGYGNWPRGSRILEITEVPFRIKSWIRMEDGTVHSEVNLTSD, from the exons ATGATGAAAAGATCGTCGTCACTTCTGATCTTCACAGTTCTATCTCTTACATTAATCTCAGCCGTAGGTTGGGAGCTAAGCATACCGTCAACGACCACGGCAAGGAGTAGTCTTCGAGTCCGAGAAGGATCACGGTTCAAGATCGCAATCTTCGCAGACCTCCACTTCGGTGAAGACTCGTGGACTGATTGGGGTCCACGTCAAGATGCAAACTCTGTCAACGTCATGTCTAAAGTTCTTGACGCTGAAACTCCAG ATTTTGTGGTGTACTTGGGAGATGTAGTAACGGCTAACAACATAGCAATCCAAAACGCAAGCTTGTTTTGGGACAAAGCAATCTCACCtacaagagacagaaacattCCATGGACCAGTCTCTTTGGTAACCATGACGACGCCTCTTTTGTTTGGCCTTTGGACTGGTTCTCTTCCTCTGGTATCCCTCCCATTATCTGTCCCTCAGTATCAAACTCCTCCTCCTGGTCCTCTGATGATGGATGCGGTTTTAGAGGAACAACACGAGTGGAGCTGATTCAAGAAGAGCTTAAAGCAGCCAATGCACTCTCATATTCAACCATTGGTCCTAAGGAGCTGTGGCCAAGCGTGTCTAACTATGTAATTCCTGTGGAATCATCTGATGATTCGAAACCAGCGGTTGCGTTGATGTACTTTCTTGACTCGGGTGGTGGCTCGTACCCTGAGGTTATATCTAATGCTCAAGTGGAGTGGTTTAAAACCAAGTCAAATACTCTTAATCCTGATCTAAG TATCCCGGAGTTGATATTTTGGCACATACCAAGTAAAGCATACAAGAAAGTAGCTCCACGGCTATGGATAACGAGACCTTGCGTCGGATCAATCAACAAAGAGAGAGTAGATGCTCAAGAAGCTGAAAATGGTATGATGAGAGTTCTTGAGAAGAGATCTTCTGTTAAG GCTGTGTTTGTAGGACACAACCATGGACTAGACTGGTGCTGTCCGTACAAAGACAAGCTGTGGCTTTGCTTTGCAAGGCACACTGGTTATGGTGGATATGGAAATTGGCCAAGAGGATCAAGGATTCTTGAGATTACAGAAGTGCCTTTTCGGATTAAGTCTTGGATTAGGATGGAAGATGGAACTGTCCACAGTGAAGTTAACTTAACTAGTGATTAG
- the LOC103870491 gene encoding peptidyl-prolyl cis-trans isomerase FKBP16-4, chloroplastic isoform X2, whose amino-acid sequence MLTMKLLHPLHHSLSSSLPLPSRRRQSKPYRCSLPSPGGERVIRSETVVSPVMMSQSFEGRRVLLGCLLSAAGGILLPDSSEAVSTSRRALRASKIPDSEFTTLPNGLKYYDIKVGNGAEAVKGSRVAVHYVAKWKGITFMTSRQGLGVGGGTPYGFDVGQSENGNVLKGLDLGTEGMRVGGQRLVIVPPELAYGKKGVQEIPPNATIELDIELLSIKQSPFGTPVKIVEG is encoded by the exons ATGTTAACAATGAAACTTCTTCACCCTCTCCatcactctctctcttcctcccTTCCTTTACCATCAA GAAGAAGGCAATCCAAACCTTACCGGTGCTCGTTACCGTCTCCAGGCGGCGAAAGGGTCATCAGATCAGAGACCGTGGTTTCTCCGGTGATGATGAGCCAGAGCTTCGAAGGAAGAAGGGTTTTACTTGGATGTCTCCTCTCCGCCG CGGGTGGGATTCTGTTACCTGATTCATCCGAGGCCGTAAGCACCAGCAGAAGAGCT CTACGTGCATCTAAGATACCGGACAGCGAATTCACCACTCTCCCCAATGGTCTCAA GTACTATGATATAAAAGTTGGGAATGGAGCAGAGGCTGTGAAAGGATCTCGGGTCGCA GTTCACTATGTTGCAAAATGGAAAGGGATAACGTTCATGACAAGTCGACAAGGACTCGGCGTTGGAGGTGGAACG CCTTACGGGTTTGACGTTGGACAATCAGAGAACGGGAATGTTCTGAAAGGACTTGACCTTGGCACTGAAGGGATGCGTGTAGGTGGTCAG AGATTGGTGATTGTTCCTCCGGAGCTTGCTTATGGGAAGAAAGGAGTCCAAGAGATTCCTCCAAACGCAACAATAGAG CTTGACATTGAGCTCTTATCAATCAAGCAGAGTCCTTTCGG GACGCCAGTGAAGATCGTTGAAGGCTAA
- the LOC103870488 gene encoding probable inactive purple acid phosphatase 16 isoform X2, with amino-acid sequence MMKRSSSLLIFTVLSLTLISAVGWELSIPSTTTARSSLRVREGSRFKIAIFADLHFGEDSWTDWGPRQDANSVNVMSKVLDAETPDFVVYLGDVVTANNIAIQNASLFWDKAISPTRDRNIPWTSLFGNHDDASFVWPLDWFSSSGIPPIICPSVSNSSSWSSDDGCGFRGTTRVELIQEELKAANALSYSTIGPKELWPSVSNYVIPVESSDDSKPAVALMYFLDSGGGSYPEVISNAQVEWFKTKSNTLNPDLSIPELIFWHIPSKAYKKVAPRLWITRPCVGSINKERVDAQEAENGMMRVLEKRSSVKDTTMD; translated from the exons ATGATGAAAAGATCGTCGTCACTTCTGATCTTCACAGTTCTATCTCTTACATTAATCTCAGCCGTAGGTTGGGAGCTAAGCATACCGTCAACGACCACGGCAAGGAGTAGTCTTCGAGTCCGAGAAGGATCACGGTTCAAGATCGCAATCTTCGCAGACCTCCACTTCGGTGAAGACTCGTGGACTGATTGGGGTCCACGTCAAGATGCAAACTCTGTCAACGTCATGTCTAAAGTTCTTGACGCTGAAACTCCAG ATTTTGTGGTGTACTTGGGAGATGTAGTAACGGCTAACAACATAGCAATCCAAAACGCAAGCTTGTTTTGGGACAAAGCAATCTCACCtacaagagacagaaacattCCATGGACCAGTCTCTTTGGTAACCATGACGACGCCTCTTTTGTTTGGCCTTTGGACTGGTTCTCTTCCTCTGGTATCCCTCCCATTATCTGTCCCTCAGTATCAAACTCCTCCTCCTGGTCCTCTGATGATGGATGCGGTTTTAGAGGAACAACACGAGTGGAGCTGATTCAAGAAGAGCTTAAAGCAGCCAATGCACTCTCATATTCAACCATTGGTCCTAAGGAGCTGTGGCCAAGCGTGTCTAACTATGTAATTCCTGTGGAATCATCTGATGATTCGAAACCAGCGGTTGCGTTGATGTACTTTCTTGACTCGGGTGGTGGCTCGTACCCTGAGGTTATATCTAATGCTCAAGTGGAGTGGTTTAAAACCAAGTCAAATACTCTTAATCCTGATCTAAG TATCCCGGAGTTGATATTTTGGCACATACCAAGTAAAGCATACAAGAAAGTAGCTCCACGGCTATGGATAACGAGACCTTGCGTCGGATCAATCAACAAAGAGAGAGTAGATGCTCAAGAAGCTGAAAATGGTATGATGAGAGTTCTTGAGAAGAGATCTTCTGTTAAG GACACAACCATGGACTAG
- the LOC103870492 gene encoding transcription initiation factor TFIID subunit 12, with protein sequence MEQPRQTSTASQPPETPSQPSEPAPKPAVLSQIQQPPSTNPNPSSASSITSSPAPPSPSLNPNPNPPQYTRPVTSPATQHLPQSLSRPPPPSYSRPWQPHSSYGHFSSSASSSPLLSSSSAPASSSSSSLPVAGQQRGGMAIGVPASPIPSPSPTPSQPPASAFPGSFGQQYGGLGRGSVGMSEASSNSSVPQGRMMQGTQGMGMMGTIGSGSQMRPSGMTQHQQRPAQSSLRPASSPSSPSPVPQNFQGHSLMRPSAIGSPGVQSTGAANQPWLSSSAQGKPPLAPPSYRPQVTNPSMPQRSHVPQHHPSTSPAASQPQQQQHQLQPQEQHQQLRSPHQPLPYSHQPPRVQGSVNQKAASLAMPNQPPVTQPGNQAKTVSAENEESDDRILGKRSIHEILQQIDPSEKLDPEVEGILADIAEDFVESITTFGCSLAKHRKSDTLEAKDILLHVERNWNIRPPGFSSDEIKTFRKPVTTDIHKDRLAAVKKSMTVTEAANARFGTANARGGQAKTPANPLASTTFNH encoded by the exons ATGGAACAACCCCGGCAAACCTCGACGGCGTCTCAGCCACCGGAAACACCCTCTCAACCGTCGGAGCCAGCTCCAAAACCGGCGGTTTTATCCCAGATTCAGCAACCTCCTTCCACCAATCCGAATCCCTCCTCCGCGTCCTCTATCACCTCCTCCCCAGCCCCGCCATCGCCGTCGCTCAATCCAAACCCTAATCCACCTCAATACACACGTCCGGTGACATCTCCGGCGACGCAACACCTCCCCCAGTCTCTGAGTCGGCCTCCTCCGCCGTCGTACTCGAGACCGTGGCAACCACATTCCTCATACGGTCACTTCTCCTCCTCCGCGTCGTCGTCTCCGTTGCTATCTTCCTCTTCAGCTCCAgcctcttcgtcttcttcgtccCTGCCTGTTGCTGGACAGCAACGAGGCGGTATGGCGATCGGCGTTCCAGCTTCTCCGATCCCGAGCCCTTCTCCGACTCCTTCTCAGCCTCCGGCGTCTGCTTTTCCGGGGTCTTTTGGACAGCAGTACGGCGGATTGGGTCGTGGAAGTGTCGGAATGTCGGAAGCGAGCTCCAATTCAAGTGTCCCGCAG GGTAGGATGATGCAAGGAACTCAGGGGATGGGAATGATGGGGACTATTGGCTCAGGTTCTCAAATGCGGCCAAGTGGGATGACTCAGCACCAGCAGAGGCCGGCTCAGTCTTCTCTAAGGCCAGCTTCCTCGCCGAGTAGTCCGTCTCCTGTTCCCCAA AACTTTCAAGGGCATAGCCTTATGAGACCTTCAGCTATTGGTTCTCCTGGTGTCCAATCCACTGGTGCAGCAAATCAACCGTGGTTATCATCTTCTGCCCAAGGGAAGCCTCCTTTGGCACCCCCTTCTTATAGACCGCAAGTAACTAATCCCTCCATGCCACAAAGATCCCATGTTCCTCAGCATCATCCTTCCACTTCACCAGCGGCTTCACAGCCTCAGCAACAACAGCATCAGCTTCAGCCTCAAGAGCAACATCAACAATTGAGATCTCCGCATCAGCCTTTACCTTACTCACATCAACCGCCCCGGGTCCAAGGGTCGGTGAATCAGAAAGCTGCTTCTCTAGCAATGCCGAACCAGCCCCCTGTGACCCAACCAGGAAACCAAGCTAAAACAGTTTCAGCAGAGAATGAGGAGTCTGATGATCGTATTCTGGGGAAAAGAAGCATCCATGAGATACTTCAGCAG ATTGATCCGTCAGAGAAATTGGATCCAGAGGTTGAAGGCATCCTTGCTGATATTGCTGAAGACTTTGTGGAGTCA ATCACAACTTTTGGCTGTTCTTTAGCCAAGCATAGAAAGTCAGATACTCTAGAGGCTAAGGACATCTTGCTCCATGTTG AAAGAAACTGGAATATCAGGCCTCCTGGTTTTAGCAGCGACGAGATCAAGACGTTTCGAAAGCCA GTGACCACAGATATTCACAAAGATAGACTTGCCGCT GTAAAGAAGTCTATGACGGTAACGGAAGCAGCAAACGCCAGGTTCGGAACGGCTAATGCAAGAGGCGGTCAGGCAAAGACGCCTGCTAATCCATTGGCCTCTACAACTTTCAATCACTGA
- the LOC103870490 gene encoding heme-binding-like protein At3g10130, chloroplastic produces MISSIASSLSLLSSSPHNKLSIDLRSYPSPKQRRCSVLCSGVRTAAKRQSRDLSATEARVSLVLALASQASSVSQRLLADLAVETAKYAFPKRFKSSNLEEALMSVPDLETMNFRVLSRTDRYEIREVEPYYVAETTMPGGNGFDFYGASRSFNVLAEYLFGKNTVNEKMEMTTPVVTRKVQSVGEKMEMTTPVITRKAKDQTQWQMSFVMPSKYGSDLPLPKDPSVKIQEVPRKIVAVLAFSGYVTDEETEKREQELRRALRNDKKFRVRDGVSVEVAQYNPPFTLPFTRRNEVSLEVESKEY; encoded by the exons atgatcAGCTCCATTGCATCATCCCTTTCTCTCCTCTCTTCGTCTCCCCATAACAAACTCTCCATCGATCTCCGATCGTATCCGAGCCCTAAACAGAGGAGATGCTCTGTTCTTTGCTCCGGCGTCAGAACCGCTGCTAAGCGGCAGAGTCGGGATTTGTCCGCAACCGAAGCTAGGGTTTCTCTCGTTCTCGCTCTCGCCTCCCAGGCCTCCTCCGTCTCTCAACGCC ttttggCTGATTTGGCTGTGGAGACGGCGAAGTATGCGTTTCCGAAGAGATTCAAAAGCTCGAATCTGGAAGAAGCGCTCATGTCTG TTCCGGATCTGGAGACGATGAACTTCAGAGTTCTAAGCAGGACTGATAGATACGAGATCAGAGAAGTCgag CCTTATTATGTGGCGGAGACTACAATGCCAGGGGGGAATGGATTCGACTTCTACGGTGCTTCCAGGTCTTTCAATGTCTTAGCTGAGTACCTCTTTGGTAAG AACACGGTGAATGAGAAAATGGAGATGACGACTCCTGTTGTTACTCGTAAAGTCCAATCCGTTGGCGAAAAGATGGAGATGACCACTCCAGTTATAACTAGGAAG GCGAAAGATCAAACCCAGTGGCAGATGTCTTTCGTCATGCCATCAAAGTATGGTTCAGATTTGCCACTGCCAAAAGATCCTTCGGTCAAGATTCAGGAGGTGCCACGGAAGATCGTTGCTGTTCTCGCCTTCTCag GATACGTGACCGATGAAGAGACTGAGAAACGGGAGCAAGAACTAAGGCGAGCTCTTCGGAATGACAAGAAGTTTCGAGTGAGAGATGGAGTTTCAGTTGAAGTTGCACAG TACAATCCACCATTCACTCTCCCGTTCACCCGCCGCAACGAGGTCTCCCTCGAAGTGGAAAGCAAAGAGTATTAG
- the LOC103870487 gene encoding gibberellin-regulated protein 13: MAAKLNLIVFSIVMLHHLISVQMHPIHAKSPSPQPHPPQSQPHHNSSQNGTTEGSLKLQECGPRCGHRCSNTQYKKPCLFFCNKCCTKCLCVPPGTYGNKQVCPCYNNWKTKLGGPKCP; encoded by the exons ATGGCAGCCAAACTTAACCTCATTGTTTTCTCCATTGTTATGTTACACCACCTTATATCTGTCCAAATGCAT CCCATACACGCTAAGTCTCCTTCTCCACAACCACATCCACCACAGTCTCAACCCCATCACAATAGCTCTCAA AACGGTACTACTGAAGGCAGTCTCAAGCTCCAAG AGTGTGGGCCACGGTGTGGACATAGATGCTCGAATACACAATACAAGAAGCCATGTTTGTTCTTCTGCAACAAATGTTGTAccaagtgcttgtgtgtgccTCCAGGTACGTATGGCAACAAGCAAGTCTGTCCTTGCTACAACAACTGGAAAACTAAGCTTGGTggaccaaaatgcccttga
- the LOC103870489 gene encoding uncharacterized protein LOC103870489 — protein MGNCIVMEKKVIKIMRNDGEVVEYRGPMKVHDILTQFSGHYSLFDSLSNHCHLHPQAKLLCGRLYYLMPKQTTTVKHKKTKKVRFADPEVEKEGDTKEKSPSVVRVKMVVSKKELEKLLQGGSVHEVVYRSLDKQHLCHDDAAATEECLRGWRPLLDSIPESD, from the coding sequence atggGGAATTGTATAGTAATGGAGAAGAAAGTGATAAAGATAATGAGAAATGATGGAGAAGTAGTTGAATACAGAGGACCCATGAAGGTTCATGACATCCTCACCCAATTCTCTGGTCACTACTCTCTCTTTGATTCTCTGTCAAACCATTGTCATCTTCATCCACAAGCCAAGCTTCTCTGTGGTCGTCTCTACTATCTCATGCCGAAGCAGACGACCACAGTAAAGCACAAGAAAACGAAGAAAGTCAGGTTTGCAGATCCAGAGGTTGAAAAAGAAGGAGATACTAAGGAGAAGAGTCCTAGTGTCGTGAGAGTGAAGATGGTCGTGAGTAAGAAAGAGCTAGAGAAGCTGCTTCAAGGAGGTTCAGTTCATGAAGTCGTCTATAGGAGTCTTGATAAGCAACATCTGTGTCATGATGATGCTGCTGCTACTGAAGAGTGTCTTAGAGGGTGGAGACCTTTGTTAGATAGCATTCCAGAATCTGATTAG